One region of Immundisolibacter sp. genomic DNA includes:
- a CDS encoding nitrogen fixation protein NifZ, translated as MGDIARDSDTNELVGPPRFNYGDKVRSRKTVRNDGTFTGREIGDVLVKKGDVGYVTSIGTFLQQFYIYGVDFVSHGYRVGMKTRELEAVEPAVEAAQTETDRQAQP; from the coding sequence ATGGGTGACATTGCCCGCGATTCGGACACCAATGAACTGGTGGGTCCGCCGCGTTTCAACTACGGCGACAAGGTGCGCAGCCGCAAGACAGTGCGCAACGACGGCACCTTCACCGGCCGGGAAATCGGCGACGTGCTGGTCAAGAAAGGCGACGTCGGCTACGTCACCAGCATCGGCACCTTCCTGCAGCAGTTCTACATATACGGCGTCGATTTCGTGTCGCACGGCTACCGCGTGGGCATGAAAACCCGCGAACTGGAAGCGGTCGAGCCAGCGGTGGAGGCTGCGCAGACCGAGACCGATAGGCAGGCCCAACCATGA
- a CDS encoding nitrogen fixation protein NifZ: MTPGEPARFSWGQRVRALIDLHNDGSYPGLPQDALLAPAGSTGEVVQVGVEVESGVSVYLIEFGPGRVVGCLEQELDPA; the protein is encoded by the coding sequence ATGACGCCCGGCGAACCGGCCCGGTTTTCCTGGGGTCAGCGGGTGCGGGCGCTGATCGACCTGCACAACGACGGCTCCTACCCCGGCTTGCCGCAAGACGCTCTGCTGGCCCCGGCCGGCAGCACCGGCGAGGTGGTGCAGGTCGGGGTCGAGGTCGAGTCCGGCGTGTCGGTATACCTGATCGAGTTCGGCCCCGGCCGCGTGGTCGGCTGCCTGGAACAGGAACTGGACCCGGCCTGA
- the nifT gene encoding putative nitrogen fixation protein NifT, producing MKVMIRKDAAGSLSAYVPKKDLEEPIVAMEKTQMWGGQVTLANGWRLELPDLAADTRLPVTVEARRLEDA from the coding sequence ATGAAAGTGATGATCCGCAAAGACGCCGCCGGCAGCTTGAGCGCCTACGTGCCCAAGAAGGATCTGGAAGAACCCATCGTGGCGATGGAGAAAACGCAGATGTGGGGCGGTCAGGTGACGCTCGCCAACGGCTGGCGGCTGGAGCTGCCGGACCTGGCGGCCGACACGCGCCTGCCGGTGACGGTGGAAGCCCGCCGGCTGGAAGACGCCTGA